In the genome of Pseudomonas putida, one region contains:
- the murG gene encoding undecaprenyldiphospho-muramoylpentapeptide beta-N-acetylglucosaminyltransferase gives MAADGKNVLIMAGGTGGHVFPALACAREFQARGYSVHWLGTPRGIENELVPQAGLPLHLIQVSGLRGKGKLSLLKAPFTLVKAVLQARRIIRQLKPVCVLGFGGYVTGPGGVAARLCGVPLVIHEQNARAGTANRLLVPLSARVCEAFPDTFPASEKRRTTGNPVRPELFLEAQRAPLAERRARLLVLGGSLGAEPLNKLLPKALSEVPANLRPEVFHQAGKQHAPITAERYREVGVEAQVEPFIKDMAHAYGWADMVVCRAGALTVSELAAAGLPSVLVPLPHAIDDHQTHNAQYLAREGAAFLMPQATTGAAQLAERLNEVLMQPEKLNTMAGTARRLAKPAATSTVVDICLEVAHG, from the coding sequence ATGGCCGCTGACGGCAAGAACGTTCTGATCATGGCCGGTGGCACCGGAGGGCATGTCTTCCCGGCTCTGGCCTGCGCTCGTGAATTCCAGGCCCGTGGCTACAGTGTGCACTGGCTGGGCACGCCGCGCGGCATCGAGAACGAACTCGTGCCCCAGGCAGGCCTGCCCCTGCACCTGATCCAGGTCAGCGGCCTGCGCGGCAAAGGCAAACTGTCGCTGCTCAAGGCACCGTTCACCCTGGTCAAGGCAGTGCTTCAGGCGCGCCGCATCATTCGTCAGCTCAAGCCCGTCTGCGTGCTGGGCTTCGGCGGCTACGTGACCGGCCCGGGCGGTGTCGCCGCGCGGCTGTGTGGCGTGCCGTTGGTCATCCATGAGCAAAACGCCCGCGCCGGTACCGCCAATCGGCTGCTGGTGCCGCTGTCGGCGCGAGTCTGCGAAGCTTTCCCGGACACTTTCCCGGCCAGCGAAAAACGCCGTACTACCGGCAATCCGGTGCGCCCGGAGCTGTTCTTGGAGGCGCAACGTGCCCCGTTGGCCGAGCGCCGCGCACGCCTGTTGGTGCTCGGTGGCAGCTTGGGTGCGGAACCATTGAACAAATTGCTGCCTAAGGCCCTGTCGGAAGTGCCCGCGAACCTGCGCCCCGAGGTGTTCCACCAGGCTGGCAAGCAACACGCGCCGATCACCGCCGAGCGTTATCGCGAGGTGGGGGTCGAGGCTCAGGTAGAGCCCTTCATCAAGGACATGGCCCATGCCTATGGCTGGGCCGACATGGTGGTATGCCGGGCCGGAGCCCTGACCGTCAGCGAACTGGCTGCGGCAGGCCTGCCCTCGGTGCTGGTGCCTTTGCCCCACGCCATCGATGACCACCAGACCCACAACGCCCAATACCTGGCTCGTGAAGGCGCTGCCTTCCTGATGCCACAAGCGACAACTGGCGCAGCGCAGCTCGCTGAACGCCTGAACGAGGTGCTGATGCAACCCGAGAAACTCAACACCATGGCCGGCACCGCACGGCGCCTGGCCAAACCTGCCGCAACCAGCACCGTGGTCGATATCTGCCTGGAGGTGGCCCATGGTTGA
- the ftsW gene encoding putative lipid II flippase FtsW — translation MIFGIFKPYPSPLISGRGIDLDFAFLAGCLALLGLGLVMITSASSEVAAVQSGNPLYHMFRHLVYVALGLVACGATMMVPIATWQRMGFMMLVGAFGLLFLVLVPGIGREVNGSMRWIGFSFFNVQPSEIAKVFVVIYLAGYLVRRQQEVRESWMGFFKPFIVLLPMAGLLLMEPDFGATVVMMGAAAAMLFLGGVGLFRFSLMVVLAVVAVFILVQAQPYRMARLITFTDPWADQFGSGYQLTQALIAFGRGEWLGVGLGNSVQKQFYLPEAHTDFVFSVLAEELGVVGSLCTVALFVFVTVRALYIGLWAEKAKQFFAAYMAFGLAFLWIGQFLINIGVNVGLLPTKGLTLPFLSYGGSSLVICCACVGLLLRIEWESRTHLGSEEHEFKESDFAEETSHGR, via the coding sequence ATGATCTTCGGCATCTTCAAGCCTTACCCTTCGCCGCTGATCAGCGGTCGCGGCATCGACCTGGATTTCGCCTTCCTCGCCGGTTGCCTGGCATTGCTGGGCCTGGGCCTGGTGATGATCACCTCGGCTTCCTCGGAAGTGGCCGCGGTGCAGTCGGGCAATCCGCTGTATCACATGTTCCGTCACCTGGTGTATGTGGCCTTGGGCCTGGTCGCCTGTGGCGCGACCATGATGGTGCCGATCGCCACTTGGCAGCGCATGGGCTTCATGATGCTGGTCGGTGCCTTTGGCCTGCTGTTCCTGGTGTTGGTGCCAGGCATTGGCCGTGAAGTGAACGGTTCCATGCGCTGGATCGGCTTCAGCTTTTTCAACGTCCAGCCCTCGGAGATCGCCAAGGTCTTCGTGGTCATCTACCTGGCCGGTTACCTGGTACGTCGCCAGCAGGAAGTGCGCGAGAGCTGGATGGGCTTCTTCAAGCCGTTCATCGTTCTGCTGCCGATGGCCGGCCTGCTGCTGATGGAGCCTGACTTCGGCGCCACCGTGGTGATGATGGGCGCGGCCGCGGCCATGCTCTTCCTCGGCGGGGTGGGATTGTTCCGCTTCAGCCTGATGGTGGTGCTGGCGGTGGTGGCTGTGTTCATCCTGGTCCAGGCCCAGCCTTACCGGATGGCGCGTCTGATCACCTTCACCGACCCCTGGGCCGACCAATTTGGCTCCGGCTACCAGCTGACCCAGGCGCTGATCGCCTTCGGTCGCGGCGAGTGGCTTGGCGTGGGTCTGGGCAACAGCGTGCAGAAGCAGTTCTACCTGCCTGAGGCGCACACCGACTTCGTATTCTCGGTCCTGGCCGAGGAGCTGGGCGTGGTTGGCTCGCTGTGCACCGTGGCGCTGTTCGTCTTCGTCACTGTACGGGCCCTGTACATCGGCCTGTGGGCGGAAAAGGCCAAGCAGTTCTTCGCCGCCTACATGGCGTTTGGTCTGGCATTCCTGTGGATTGGTCAATTCTTGATCAACATCGGCGTGAACGTCGGCCTGCTGCCGACCAAGGGCTTGACCCTGCCGTTCCTCAGTTACGGCGGCAGCTCGCTGGTGATCTGCTGTGCCTGCGTGGGGTTGTTGTTGCGTATCGAGTGGGAGAGCCGGACGCACCTGGGCAGCGAGGAGCACGAGTTCAAGGAAAGCGATTTTGCCGAGGAGACCTCCCATGGCCGCTGA
- the murD gene encoding UDP-N-acetylmuramoyl-L-alanine--D-glutamate ligase — MSLIASDQFRIVVGLGKSGMSLVRFLANRGIAFAVADTREQPPELETLRREYPQVEVRCGELDVDFLCRANELYVSPGLALATPALQQAASRGVTLSGDIELFARYAKAPIVAISGSNAKSTVTTLVGEMAAKAGKRVAVGGNLGTPALDLLDDAVELYVLELSSFQLETTDQLNAEVATVLNISEDHMDRYSGLPAYHLAKHRIFRGARQVVVNRQDALSRPLPVEGRPCWTFGLNVPDFKAFGLREVDGEKYLAFEFQALMPVRELKIRGAHNQSNALAALALGHAVGLPFAPMLEALREFAGLAHRCQWVRERNGVNWYDDSKATNVGAALAAIEGLGADIDGKLVLIAGGDGKGADFSALREPVARFCRAVVLLGRDAERLAESLGEGVHQVRVKTLDEAVQQCAELAEPGDAVLLSPACASLDMFKNFEERGRLFARAVEGLA, encoded by the coding sequence GTGTCACTGATCGCTTCCGACCAATTCCGCATCGTTGTCGGCCTCGGCAAGAGCGGCATGTCCCTGGTTCGCTTCCTGGCGAACCGGGGCATTGCCTTTGCGGTCGCCGATACCCGCGAGCAGCCGCCGGAACTGGAAACCCTGCGCCGTGAATACCCGCAGGTGGAAGTGCGCTGTGGCGAGTTGGACGTGGACTTCCTGTGCCGTGCCAACGAACTCTATGTCAGCCCCGGATTGGCCCTCGCCACCCCGGCGCTGCAACAGGCTGCGTCCCGTGGCGTGACGCTGTCCGGCGACATTGAACTGTTCGCGCGTTATGCCAAGGCGCCGATCGTGGCGATCAGCGGCTCCAACGCCAAGAGCACCGTCACCACCCTGGTCGGGGAGATGGCTGCCAAGGCGGGCAAACGTGTGGCAGTCGGCGGCAACCTGGGTACACCGGCGCTGGACTTGCTGGATGACGCGGTGGAGCTGTATGTCCTGGAGCTTTCCAGCTTCCAGCTGGAGACCACCGACCAGCTCAACGCCGAAGTGGCCACTGTGCTGAACATCAGTGAAGACCACATGGACCGCTACAGCGGGCTGCCGGCCTATCACCTGGCCAAGCACCGGATCTTCCGTGGCGCTCGCCAAGTCGTGGTCAACCGCCAGGATGCCCTGAGCCGGCCGTTGCCCGTCGAAGGGCGCCCCTGCTGGACCTTTGGCCTCAACGTGCCGGATTTCAAAGCCTTCGGCCTGCGTGAAGTCGACGGCGAGAAGTACCTGGCCTTCGAATTCCAGGCCCTGATGCCGGTACGTGAGCTGAAGATCCGCGGTGCTCACAACCAGAGCAACGCCCTGGCCGCCTTGGCCCTGGGCCATGCCGTGGGCTTGCCGTTCGCTCCGATGCTCGAAGCGCTTCGCGAATTTGCCGGGCTCGCCCACCGCTGCCAATGGGTGCGTGAGCGCAACGGCGTCAACTGGTACGACGACTCCAAGGCCACCAACGTCGGCGCCGCCCTGGCTGCCATCGAAGGCCTGGGTGCGGACATCGACGGCAAGCTGGTGTTGATCGCTGGCGGCGACGGCAAGGGTGCGGACTTCTCCGCGCTGCGTGAGCCGGTGGCGCGCTTCTGCCGCGCCGTAGTCCTGCTGGGGCGTGATGCCGAGCGCCTGGCCGAGTCGCTGGGCGAGGGTGTGCACCAGGTTCGAGTCAAGACACTGGATGAAGCCGTGCAGCAATGCGCTGAGCTGGCCGAGCCAGGCGATGCCGTGTTGCTGTCGCCAGCCTGCGCCAGTCTCGACATGTTCAAGAACTTCGAAGAACGCGGACGTCTGTTCGCCCGGGCGGTGGAGGGGCTGGCATGA
- the mraY gene encoding phospho-N-acetylmuramoyl-pentapeptide-transferase, with the protein MLLLLAEYLQQFYKGFAVFQYLSLRGILGVLTALSLALWLGPWMIRTLQIRQIGQAVRNDGPQSHLSKSGTPTMGGALILSAIGISTLLWADLTNRYVWVVLIVTMLFGAIGWVDDYRKVIEKNSRGLPSRWKYFWQSVFGLGAAVFLYMTAPTSVETTLIVPMLKDLTIPLGAFFIVLTYFVIVGSSNAVNLTDGLDGLAIMPTVMVGGALGIFCYLSGNVKFAEYLLIPYVPGAGELIVFCGALIGAGLGFLWFNTYPAQVFMGDVGALALGAALGTIAVIVRQEIVLFIMGGVFVMETLSVVIQVASFKLTGKRVFRMAPIHHHFELKGWPEPRVIVRFWIITVILVLIGLATLKLR; encoded by the coding sequence ATGCTGCTGCTGTTGGCCGAGTATCTGCAACAGTTCTACAAGGGCTTCGCGGTCTTCCAGTACCTGTCCCTGCGCGGGATCCTGGGTGTATTGACCGCGCTGTCCCTGGCGCTGTGGCTCGGGCCGTGGATGATCCGCACCCTGCAGATCCGCCAGATCGGTCAGGCTGTCCGTAACGACGGCCCGCAATCGCACCTGTCCAAGTCCGGCACCCCCACCATGGGCGGCGCCCTGATCCTGTCCGCGATCGGCATCAGCACCCTGTTGTGGGCCGACCTGACTAACCGCTACGTCTGGGTCGTGCTGATCGTGACCATGCTGTTCGGTGCCATTGGCTGGGTGGACGACTACCGCAAGGTGATCGAGAAGAACTCCCGCGGCCTGCCGAGCCGCTGGAAGTACTTCTGGCAATCGGTGTTCGGCCTGGGCGCCGCGGTGTTCCTGTACATGACCGCACCGACCAGCGTCGAGACTACCCTGATCGTGCCGATGCTCAAGGACCTCACCATTCCCCTGGGCGCATTCTTCATCGTGCTCACCTATTTCGTCATCGTCGGTTCGAGCAACGCAGTCAACCTGACCGACGGCCTCGATGGCCTGGCGATCATGCCAACCGTGATGGTTGGCGGTGCACTGGGCATCTTCTGCTACCTGTCCGGTAACGTGAAATTCGCCGAGTACCTGCTGATCCCGTACGTACCGGGCGCCGGTGAGCTGATCGTGTTCTGTGGCGCCCTGATTGGCGCAGGCCTGGGCTTCCTGTGGTTCAACACTTACCCGGCCCAGGTCTTCATGGGTGACGTCGGCGCACTGGCGCTGGGCGCAGCGCTCGGCACCATTGCCGTCATCGTTCGCCAGGAAATCGTCCTGTTCATCATGGGCGGCGTGTTCGTCATGGAGACCCTGTCGGTGGTGATCCAGGTGGCCTCCTTCAAGTTGACCGGCAAGCGGGTGTTCCGCATGGCGCCGATTCACCACCACTTTGAACTCAAGGGTTGGCCCGAGCCGCGGGTGATCGTCCGATTCTGGATCATCACCGTGATTCTGGTGCTGATCGGCCTTGCCACCCTGAAACTGAGGTAG
- a CDS encoding UDP-N-acetylmuramoyl-tripeptide--D-alanyl-D-alanine ligase, giving the protein MLKPMTLSQLVTPLAGRQVGADASFSGVSIDSRTVGAGQLFVALAGPRFDGHDYLADVKVKGAVAALVEREVEGVDLPQLVVADSRLALGQLGALNRAAFDKPVAAITGSSGKTTVKELLASILRTRGLVLATRGNLNNDLGAPLTLLEISPEHSAAVIELGASRIGEIRYTVGLTQPQVVIINNAGTAHVGEFGGPEKIVEAKGEILEGLGEGGTAILNLADKAFEIWRKRAGQHRVLSFALDNPQADFHASEIGRDARGCPSFILHGPQGSVQVQLNLLGTHNVSNALAAAAAAHALGVSLEGIAAGLGAVQPVKGRTVAQIAPHGVRVIDDSYNANPTSMCAAIDILAGFSGRTVLVLGDIGELGQWAEEGHRQVGDYARGKVDALYAVGTNMAHAVAAYGANGRHFATQAELIDAVRAETASDTTILIKGSRSAAMENVVAALCGPSGEKH; this is encoded by the coding sequence ATGCTTAAGCCCATGACACTCAGTCAGTTGGTCACGCCGCTCGCGGGGCGTCAGGTCGGCGCCGACGCAAGCTTCAGCGGTGTCAGCATCGACAGCCGCACCGTGGGTGCTGGGCAGTTGTTTGTCGCCCTGGCCGGGCCACGTTTCGATGGTCACGACTACCTGGCGGACGTCAAGGTCAAGGGCGCCGTGGCTGCCCTGGTGGAGCGTGAAGTGGAAGGCGTCGACCTGCCACAACTGGTCGTCGCCGACAGCCGCCTGGCCTTGGGCCAACTCGGCGCCCTGAACCGCGCCGCGTTCGACAAGCCTGTCGCGGCCATCACCGGTTCCAGCGGCAAGACCACGGTCAAGGAGCTGCTTGCCAGCATCCTGCGCACCCGTGGCCTGGTCCTGGCCACCCGGGGCAACCTGAACAACGACCTCGGCGCGCCCCTGACCTTGCTGGAAATCTCCCCGGAGCACAGCGCCGCGGTGATCGAGCTGGGCGCCTCGCGCATCGGCGAGATCCGCTACACCGTTGGCCTGACCCAGCCTCAAGTGGTCATCATCAATAATGCCGGGACCGCCCATGTCGGCGAGTTCGGCGGCCCCGAGAAAATCGTCGAGGCCAAGGGCGAGATCCTCGAAGGTCTGGGCGAGGGCGGTACGGCCATCCTCAATCTGGCAGACAAAGCCTTCGAGATCTGGCGCAAGCGCGCGGGCCAGCACCGCGTCCTCAGCTTCGCTCTGGATAACCCACAGGCCGATTTCCATGCCAGCGAGATTGGGCGCGACGCCCGCGGCTGCCCATCGTTTATCTTGCATGGGCCGCAAGGCTCGGTGCAGGTTCAACTGAACCTGCTGGGCACTCATAACGTCAGCAACGCGTTGGCCGCAGCCGCGGCTGCCCATGCCCTGGGCGTGAGCCTGGAAGGTATTGCCGCCGGCTTGGGCGCGGTTCAGCCGGTCAAGGGCCGGACCGTCGCTCAGATCGCACCTCATGGGGTTCGGGTTATCGATGACAGTTACAACGCAAATCCCACCTCGATGTGCGCCGCCATTGATATACTCGCCGGCTTTTCCGGACGCACCGTCCTGGTGCTCGGGGATATCGGCGAACTGGGGCAATGGGCAGAAGAAGGCCACCGTCAGGTGGGTGACTATGCCCGCGGCAAGGTCGACGCCCTGTACGCGGTGGGTACCAATATGGCCCACGCGGTCGCGGCGTACGGCGCCAATGGTCGCCATTTCGCTACCCAAGCTGAGCTGATCGATGCCGTTCGCGCCGAGACTGCCAGCGACACCACTATCTTGATCAAGGGCTCGCGCAGCGCTGCGATGGAAAACGTCGTGGCGGCCTTGTGCGGTCCCAGCGGGGAGAAACATTAA
- a CDS encoding UDP-N-acetylmuramoyl-L-alanyl-D-glutamate--2,6-diaminopimelate ligase, giving the protein MTMPLSKLFAHASRDPLIRELTLDSRQVRPGDLFLAVPGAKVDGRAHIADALARGAAAVAYEEQGASVLPITEVPLIPVRGLIGQLSEIAGRFYGEPSRQLDLVGVTGTNGKTSVTQLVAQALDALGQRCGLIGTLGTGFYGELRSGRLTTPDPIAVQATLSDLKHGGAKAVAMEVSSHALEQGRVAALAFDIAVMTNLSRDHLDYHGSMEAYEAAKAKLFAWPNLRCRVVNLDDEFGRRLAQSHAESRLISYSLLDSDATLFCKQARFDDDGVRAVLVTPQGEHALRSRLLGRFNLSNMLAAVATLLALDYPLDEILKVTPQLQGPIGRMQRLGGGDKPLVVVDYAHTPDALEKVLEALRPHAHGRLLCLFGCGGDRDRGKRPLMAEVAERLADRVLVTDDNPRTEDPQRIFDDIRPGFAKPCDVEFVAGRGNAIAHLIATAAADDVIVLAGKGHEDYQEIKGERHDFSDLVEAEKALAAWEAPHA; this is encoded by the coding sequence ATGACAATGCCATTGAGCAAGCTTTTCGCCCATGCCAGCCGCGATCCGCTGATCCGTGAGCTGACCCTCGACAGCCGCCAGGTGCGGCCGGGCGATCTGTTCCTGGCTGTGCCTGGGGCGAAGGTCGATGGCCGTGCGCACATCGCCGATGCCCTGGCCCGTGGCGCTGCCGCAGTGGCCTATGAAGAGCAGGGCGCGAGCGTTCTGCCGATCACCGAGGTGCCGCTGATCCCCGTGCGCGGCCTGATTGGCCAGCTGTCAGAGATCGCCGGGCGCTTCTATGGTGAGCCGAGCCGTCAATTGGACCTGGTTGGTGTCACCGGCACCAACGGGAAGACCAGTGTCACCCAACTGGTGGCCCAGGCCCTCGATGCCCTGGGGCAGCGTTGCGGTCTGATAGGCACGCTGGGCACCGGCTTCTATGGTGAGCTGCGCAGCGGGCGCCTGACCACGCCAGACCCGATCGCCGTGCAGGCCACCTTGAGCGACCTCAAGCATGGCGGCGCCAAGGCCGTGGCGATGGAAGTGTCCTCCCATGCTCTGGAGCAAGGGCGTGTCGCGGCGCTGGCATTCGATATCGCGGTGATGACCAACTTGTCCCGCGATCATCTGGACTATCACGGCAGCATGGAGGCCTACGAGGCCGCCAAGGCCAAGCTGTTCGCCTGGCCGAACCTGCGTTGTCGTGTGGTCAACCTGGATGATGAATTCGGTCGTCGCCTGGCCCAGAGCCATGCTGAGTCCCGTTTGATCAGCTACAGCCTGCTGGATTCGGACGCTACGTTGTTCTGCAAGCAAGCCCGCTTCGATGACGACGGCGTGCGTGCGGTGCTGGTGACCCCGCAGGGTGAGCACGCGCTGCGCAGCCGCCTGCTGGGCCGCTTCAACCTGAGCAACATGCTCGCCGCCGTGGCCACGCTGCTGGCGCTGGACTACCCGCTGGACGAAATCCTCAAGGTCACCCCGCAATTGCAAGGCCCCATTGGCCGTATGCAGCGTCTGGGTGGTGGCGACAAACCGTTGGTGGTGGTCGATTACGCCCACACCCCCGATGCCCTGGAAAAAGTACTCGAAGCCCTGCGTCCGCATGCCCATGGTCGACTGTTGTGCCTGTTTGGCTGCGGTGGTGACCGTGATCGCGGCAAGCGCCCCTTGATGGCTGAAGTGGCCGAGCGCCTGGCCGACCGGGTGCTGGTCACCGACGACAACCCACGTACCGAAGACCCACAGCGGATCTTCGATGACATTCGCCCTGGTTTCGCCAAGCCATGCGACGTCGAATTCGTCGCTGGCCGAGGCAACGCCATCGCCCACCTGATCGCCACCGCTGCCGCCGACGATGTCATCGTCCTGGCTGGCAAGGGGCATGAGGACTACCAGGAGATCAAAGGCGAGCGCCATGACTTCTCCGACCTGGTCGAAGCCGAGAAGGCACTTGCAGCCTGGGAGGCTCCGCATGCTTAA
- a CDS encoding peptidoglycan D,D-transpeptidase FtsI family protein: protein MKLEGALYPWRFRVVIALLALMVGAIAWRIIDLQVVDRDFLKGQGDARSLRHIPIPAHRGLITDRNGEPLAVSTPVTTLWANPKEMQVARDRWPQLAAALGQNAQQLTERLTQQANKEFIYLVRGLTPEQGQQVLDLKVPGVYGMEEFRRFYPAGDVTAHMVGFTDLDDHGREGVELAYDEWLAGVPGKRQVIKDRRGRLIKDIQVTKNAKAGKTLALSIDLRLQYLATRELRNAIAEQEAKAGSLVIMDVKTGEVLAMVNQPTYNPNNRRSMFPAAMRNRAIIDVFEPGSTVKPISMSAALQSGRWKPTDKVEVYPGSLQIGRYTIKDVSRSEGPILDLTGILINSSNVGMSKIAFDIGGEAIYRVMSQVGLGQYTGLGFPGERVGNLPNHREWRKAETATLSYGYGLSVTALQLVHAYAAIANDGKMVPLSILKVDKAPEAVQAIPADTAETVQTMLQQVIEAPRGVFRAQVPFYHVGGKSGTARKATVGSKGYTENAYRSLFAGFGPMSDPRYAIVVVIDEPSKGGYFGGLVSAPVFSKVMSGTLRLMNVPPDNLPQPATQQASAVPANGGRG, encoded by the coding sequence ATGAAGCTCGAAGGCGCACTCTACCCCTGGCGCTTCCGGGTGGTGATCGCATTGTTGGCGCTGATGGTCGGTGCCATCGCCTGGCGCATCATCGATCTGCAGGTGGTCGACCGTGATTTCCTCAAAGGGCAGGGCGATGCTCGCAGTCTGCGTCATATTCCTATTCCCGCGCACCGTGGCCTGATCACCGACCGTAACGGCGAGCCGCTGGCCGTCAGTACGCCGGTCACTACCCTCTGGGCCAACCCCAAGGAAATGCAGGTCGCCCGTGATCGCTGGCCCCAGCTGGCTGCCGCGCTCGGGCAGAACGCTCAGCAACTGACCGAGCGTCTGACCCAGCAAGCCAACAAAGAATTCATCTATCTGGTCCGTGGCCTGACGCCGGAGCAGGGCCAGCAGGTGCTCGACCTCAAGGTACCGGGCGTCTATGGCATGGAAGAATTCCGCCGCTTCTATCCGGCGGGCGATGTCACCGCACATATGGTGGGCTTCACCGACCTGGACGACCACGGTCGCGAAGGGGTCGAACTGGCCTATGACGAATGGCTCGCCGGCGTGCCCGGCAAGCGCCAGGTGATCAAGGACCGGCGCGGTCGGCTGATCAAGGACATCCAGGTCACCAAGAACGCCAAGGCCGGAAAGACCTTGGCATTGTCCATCGACTTGCGCCTGCAGTACCTGGCCACCCGCGAGCTGCGTAACGCCATCGCCGAACAGGAAGCCAAGGCCGGCAGCCTGGTGATCATGGACGTCAAGACCGGCGAGGTTTTGGCGATGGTCAACCAGCCGACCTACAACCCGAACAACCGCCGTAGCATGTTCCCTGCGGCCATGCGCAACCGGGCGATCATCGACGTGTTCGAACCAGGCTCGACGGTCAAGCCGATCTCCATGAGCGCGGCCTTGCAGAGTGGCCGCTGGAAACCCACCGACAAGGTCGAGGTCTACCCGGGCAGTCTGCAGATCGGCCGCTATACGATCAAAGACGTGTCCAGGAGCGAAGGCCCGATCCTCGACCTGACCGGCATCCTGATCAACTCCAGTAACGTCGGCATGAGCAAGATCGCCTTCGACATTGGTGGCGAGGCGATCTACCGGGTCATGTCCCAGGTCGGTCTGGGCCAGTACACGGGCCTGGGCTTCCCGGGCGAGCGTGTCGGTAACCTGCCCAACCACCGTGAATGGCGCAAAGCCGAGACCGCCACGCTGTCCTACGGCTACGGCCTTTCGGTGACGGCGTTGCAGCTCGTGCACGCCTACGCGGCGATTGCCAATGACGGCAAGATGGTTCCGCTGTCGATTCTCAAGGTCGACAAGGCGCCGGAGGCTGTGCAGGCGATTCCGGCCGACACCGCTGAAACCGTGCAGACCATGTTGCAGCAGGTCATCGAAGCCCCGCGCGGTGTGTTCCGTGCGCAGGTGCCGTTCTATCACGTGGGTGGCAAGTCCGGTACCGCGCGTAAGGCCACCGTAGGCTCCAAGGGCTACACCGAAAACGCCTACCGTTCGCTGTTCGCCGGTTTTGGCCCGATGAGCGATCCGCGCTATGCCATCGTCGTGGTCATCGATGAGCCGAGCAAGGGCGGCTACTTCGGCGGCCTGGTATCGGCCCCCGTATTTAGCAAGGTGATGTCGGGCACGCTGCGCCTGATGAACGTACCGCCAGACAACCTGCCGCAACCCGCGACCCAGCAGGCCAGCGCAGTACCCGCCAATGGAGGGCGTGGTTGA
- the ftsL gene encoding cell division protein FtsL — protein MSRLFAKPLPGGSFLMLLLFVGVLVSAIAVSYSAHWNRQLLNTLYGELNERDKAQAEWGRLILEQSTWTAHSRIENLASEQLKMRVPAADEVRMVAP, from the coding sequence GTGAGCCGGCTGTTCGCCAAACCTTTGCCAGGCGGAAGCTTCCTGATGCTTCTGCTGTTTGTCGGTGTGCTGGTGTCGGCGATCGCCGTGTCCTACAGCGCCCATTGGAACCGTCAGTTGCTCAACACCCTCTACGGCGAACTGAACGAGCGCGACAAGGCTCAGGCTGAATGGGGTCGGCTGATTCTCGAGCAAAGCACCTGGACCGCCCACAGCCGCATCGAGAACCTGGCCAGCGAACAGCTGAAAATGCGCGTGCCGGCCGCTGACGAAGTGCGGATGGTGGCGCCATGA
- the rsmH gene encoding 16S rRNA (cytosine(1402)-N(4))-methyltransferase RsmH, translated as MTIDSGFNHITVLLDEAVEALALRADGCYLDGTFGRGGHSRLILSKLGPQGRLLGFDKDPQAIATGQALAAEDGRFVIVQRSFAEMGDEVAQRGLDGKVSGILLDLGVSSPQLDDPERGFSFLNDGPLDMRMNPDQGISAAEFIATAPEEEIARVFKEYGEERFAKRMARAVVLRREQQPFTRTGDLAEVLKVANPAWEKGKNPATRAFQGLRIHVNNELGDLETGLEAAIEALEVGGRLAVISFHSLEDRIVKLFMRKLAKGEADNLPRNLPVQHKVFEPKIRLIGKAQFASDAELQANPRARSAVMRVAEKLR; from the coding sequence GTGACGATAGATAGCGGCTTCAACCACATCACCGTGCTGCTCGACGAAGCTGTCGAGGCATTGGCCCTGCGCGCCGACGGTTGCTATCTGGATGGCACCTTTGGGCGGGGCGGGCACAGCCGCCTGATTCTCAGTAAGCTCGGGCCGCAAGGGCGGCTGCTGGGGTTCGACAAAGATCCACAAGCGATTGCGACGGGGCAAGCGCTGGCGGCCGAAGACGGCCGCTTTGTCATTGTGCAGCGCAGCTTTGCCGAGATGGGCGATGAAGTCGCGCAGCGTGGCCTGGATGGCAAGGTCAGCGGCATTCTGCTCGACCTGGGCGTCTCCTCGCCGCAGTTGGATGACCCCGAGCGTGGCTTCAGTTTCCTCAATGATGGCCCGCTGGACATGCGCATGAACCCTGACCAGGGCATCAGTGCCGCCGAGTTCATCGCCACCGCACCCGAAGAAGAAATCGCCCGTGTCTTCAAGGAGTACGGTGAGGAGCGCTTCGCCAAGCGCATGGCGCGCGCCGTCGTGCTGCGCCGCGAACAGCAACCGTTCACCCGCACAGGTGATCTTGCCGAAGTGCTCAAGGTCGCCAACCCCGCTTGGGAGAAGGGCAAGAACCCTGCTACCCGCGCCTTCCAGGGGTTGCGTATTCACGTCAACAACGAGCTGGGCGATCTCGAGACCGGTCTTGAGGCCGCAATCGAGGCGCTGGAAGTCGGTGGCCGCCTGGCGGTGATCAGCTTCCACTCGCTCGAAGACCGTATCGTCAAACTCTTCATGCGCAAGCTTGCCAAGGGTGAGGCGGACAACCTGCCGCGCAACCTGCCGGTGCAGCACAAGGTCTTCGAACCCAAGATCCGCCTGATCGGCAAGGCGCAATTCGCCTCCGATGCAGAGCTTCAGGCCAACCCGCGCGCGCGCAGTGCCGTGATGCGGGTGGCGGAGAAGCTGCGGTGA